From the genome of Tachysurus fulvidraco isolate hzauxx_2018 chromosome 14, HZAU_PFXX_2.0, whole genome shotgun sequence:
catctttttttgcAGGCCCCAGCATACATGTTGCACATTTTGACATGAATCGATTTAACCATATGCCCATCGATGATTTGCTTCAACTGGCTGGAGTGCAGGTGGTCAACTTTAACAGACACGCCAAGATTATTCACATATGAGAGATCAGACATTTCTTTTTAGAATAATCCGAAGCTTATACCATTTCAAAAACCTGATCCACAGACACTGTATCGTCAGCTTCAAGTTAACCTCTGATGATTAAAAGTTCACCAAAATCATCACATTCTCACTCACGTTCAGTGATTGCTTTATACTAATCAGGTTGCAGTTGATCCAGAGATTGTTCTGGGAACACAATATGAGTCGGGATATATgttgtatatatacatacatatatatcatatatgttgagacataaacatataaatatatatatacacaaacacgcacacacacctatgatatatatgtatgtatatattcagCACAAAGCACTTATAGAGCTCAGACCATGAAAGTATTGCAGCTGGCATAAAAATAAACGCATATATACGGAAGAGCAACACACTCTAATAGTTTGTGCACCCTGTGATAGTGTACAATAaacttatatttaatatataatgtattatatataacataGCCATAGTGTGTGTCACACTCATGACACCCGTCCACACGTTTACCAGAATCTTTGAAGGTGTGAGTCGCCATTTTTGTGTTCTTAGTGTAAGGGTCATGAATTCTGTGTAAAATCGTAGAAGTTATAGAATTTATTTGATCGTTGTTAAGGCGACGCGGCGCAGTTCACGACGCGATGACGTCACGACGCCGACACGACTTAGAAACTTGCTTTAGTACGCATCGGCGGTGGGAGACAGAAAAGCCCTTCTGTATAACGTGTGTGGTGTCGAAGTGTGATCCAGCCTTTATGTCAGAGCCTGAAGAATAACTGCAGCGAAACAAAGCGCGTTACTGTAATGTGAGAGACGAGCTTGTGGAAGTGAAGCATGAAGCGGAAGCGACAGAGACGAGCTGAAGCGAGGAAAAGACACTGCGCTGTAAACAGTCCAGCGGACAAGCCCAGGGCTCACATTTACATCGAGATCACTggtaaataaaaacctttaggGGATGATTTTGCTGCTGATTGAACAAGAAACCGCCATCTGAAGGCCTTCTGTTTATAGACAGACTCGTAGATACGTAGTTCCTATAAACAGTACACAAAGAGCCTGAGTATAAACTTTAGTCATGATATTGCATGACTAACTATGTGTGAAAATTCAATTCAGATACAATGCTGTTTAAGGGATTCGTTGTTGTCACACTTTGATGGCTTTTATTTCTATGCAGCTGCTGTGTGTAAAACTATCAGTGAAAAAGCCTAAATGCAATGTTTTGattttaatcttattattattattatttattaaccgTGTTAAAATAACAGCTCGGGCGCTGTTGTTCAATATAAATCACAGTGTTTGAGACAGAATTAGTTTGAGGATCAAAGCTTTGAGTCCAGCGCGGTTCTATTGGCTGGCGGAAGCTCTTCTCCTTGGCAACGTTGCTTGGGCAGCGGTCCAATTAGAAGAGCTTCTGCCCCCCTGCGCTTAACTTTAAAATTGTGTTGGGCGGGGCTTAAGATGATTGACGTGTCAGTTGCACGGCTCAGCCAATAGAGTTTGAACGAAGAGGGTTAAAGTCGACCAAAGCGTATAGTTAAAGAACGGGCGAGATTTAAATCTTGTTCCTGTTATATCTCTAAACTGAGCTCTCTGTCGCTAATGTTTACAATGTGTAAGCAAAAGTTAAGCACAGCGGTTTAGTTTGATGTAAATTTTAACTTCTTGTTGTTTTATTGTGGAAATTGAACCGAacggtcaaaaaaaaaactttagacaAACCAAAATTTATAAAGTTTTACTTCGCCTTGAGAGTCAGCATGTCTACAGAAAACAGCGACCCTTCCAACAGCATTGAAATAATCAAAGGTAAGTTTTATTGTCGTATTTAAGGAGTATTTTCTTTGTCCGGTTGGTACTCGGATCTCCGTCCAACCGCTACTTCCGGGACGCACGTTCAAATCTGCAGCAGGCACGAGCCGTGTTTGTTCAGATTATTCACAGATCAGATTATAGAGGTTTAATCTGCAGCCTTGGAAATGAGAAATTACACAACGTGTTCCTGTTATTGCAGATCAGCTCTATTTCGCTGTCCTCAGTCAGAAGATCAGGAGCACTCCTGAAAGACACTGTTTCTGCATAGATGAAGAGTTGTCCTATGAGAAGTAAGTTTGTGTTGTGATTACAGTAGTACTTACTTGTTCATGATCATGCTGAATATcattatgtataaaataaaatgtaccttAATTCGTCCCAATGTGGGGacatttctgtaacagcagcaaaggaataaaaagtgcaaatatAAAGTAGAAACATAGTActaatatacagtagtgtataaatagaaaacaaaaaggaGCAAACAATACGGGTGTTACAATTTAAAGCAAATTGCACTACATAATATTGCATTAAAAAAGGTGTTATTGCATAATGTTAGTCAAATAGTCATTATGGTGAGTGGTTTACTGGGAGCAGCTCTGATTATTCCGTCTAATAGCAGCATGGAGAAAAGATCTTCAGACATTTAGGATgcaacagtctgtcactgaaggagctgctcaaaaatgaaactgtttcatacagggtgtgtgtgtcattgttcATCAATGATGATAGCTTAGCTACcgtcctcctttctcccacaTCCTGCACAAAGTCCTGgggaatccccaggactgagctggccttccCTATTAGCTTGTCTAGTCTCTTCCTGTCTGCAGTAGAGACGCTGCTTGATCAGCAGACCACTCCATAGAAGATGGCTGAAGCCACCAAAGAGTGCTCCTAGCACTCCAAAAGACCTATATCTTGTGTGGTTATAACAGCATTAGAAATAAAGTCCCAGTTATCCTGTTTTCCCATAcgtgtttctgtctgtcagtaTTTACATAATGTTTTAATACTTTTCTTTATGTAAACAGCTTTTATGCAGACTTTGGTCCCCTCAACCTGGCTATGTTTTATCGTTTCTGTTgcaaactcaccaagaagctcAAGGTAATGGAGTTTTTATCACTTTAGGATAAAAAGAGTCATACCTCTCAactattgtttttgtatttcatgAAACTGAAATTACTGTAATTATATATGCTTCACATGGTGTAAATGTGTTGGTGTAAATTTAATTTTCTCCTACTGCAGTCTTTGGCACATTCCAGAAAGACAATTGTGTTCTATACCTGTGGGGACAAAAAGAAACAAGCAAATGCTGCTTATTTAATAGGATCGTATGCTGTgagtatttaattaattaaagccTATGCATGTGTTGGGTACAAGTAGATAACTTGTGCATTTGGAGGAAACTCATTCAATGATGTGCATGCAGTTGGTTTAATTCCCtggaattgtttttttctctacttATAGTCATTTGCTGATCAATCGTCTTACTCTAGTTGAAAGACTTTGTGACTGCAAAGAAAACTATGATGGCATTAGAGGAAATCATTTTTCTTTGCTGTCTTTGCTCCCCCTTGGTGCTGGTGCAACCCTTAATCTTCTGGATTATGATAAAATGGAGAAGCTTATAATGGCTTAGATTTTGAGAACACTTGCTTTAAAAGAAGAATGTGTAAAATAATCTCAAAAACAAATGAGaggatgttttgttttgtcccCTGTAGGTGATGCATCTCCAGAAAACACCAGAGGAAACTTATAGTCTTCTAGTCTCCAGAAATGCCACATATCTTCCTTTCCGGTAAATGCTATTTAGGATAAATGTCTCATTCTTCTGCGACATACTACAGGTCTATAATGAATACGGAGGTTATTTTCTCTTACAGAGATGCTTCATTTGGAATTTGCATGTACAACCTGAATATCCTTGATTGTTTACATGCAGTGCATAAGGTAAACCAGAGCCTTAATACACATGAAATTTATGCATATTACTATGCATGGggttcatgttttgttttttgtgttaggCTCTGCAGTTTGGCTGGCTTGATTTCTCCAACTTTGATGTGGAGGAATATGAGCATTATGAGGTGATTCTTTGATGTCCTTCTCTGATTGTATTGAAAGTGTGTGAAAAGTGCCTTCAGCAATTCTTTAAAGTGTATATAATTAACTGCAGCATTGTTCCACAGAGGGCTGAAAACGGGGACTTCAACTGGATTATTCCAGGAAAGTTTTTGGCTTTTAGTGGTCCACATCCGAAGAGCAAAATTGAGAATGGTAATTTATATACaatttatgtaatttatatagCGTATAATAGTAGGTGGCTTATATGTATTGGCTGCAGGttgaaaaatgttggtttaCCGCTTTCCCCCAGGTTATCCTCTTCATGCTCCTGAAGCCTACTTCCCATATTTCAGGAAGCACAACATCACCACAGTCATACGactgaacaaaaaaatgtaCGATGCCAAGCGGTTCACAGATATGGGATTCGATCACCATGACCTGTTCTTTGTTGATGGGAGCACACCTAATGATGCCATAGTCGCCAAGTTCATGAACATTTGTGAAAATGCTGATGGTGCCATAGCTGTTCACTGTAAAGGTAAAATGCACACATTTTGGCTAATATTTAGTTTAAGGTGTCCAATATTATGATTGAGTTACTGaagatttaaaatattttaactacTACACACAGGGCTCTTTTTAAAATTGTACTTACTCTTCTGATTACTAATCTGATGTATTGccttgtttaaagaaaaaattagGGGTGAAAAAATTCTCAAATGTTCGTAatctatggtgcagtcagaattGGTTATCTAGCAGATCCACTTCAAATTGAAGTAAGCATATCTCTGatgattaaacatttaaaggtgACCTCTTGCCATTCAGTCCTAATATTTACCTCTTTAAAATGTTCGTAATCTTTGGTGCAGTCAGAATTGGTTATCTAGCAGATCCACTTCAAATTGAAGTAAGCATATCTCTGatgattaaacatttaaaggtgACCTCTTGCCATTCAGTCCTAATATTTACCTCTTTAAAATGTTCTAACTGAATATTTTTGCAGGACTGTCacaattttttgttaaatataccTGCTATCGACACAT
Proteins encoded in this window:
- the cdc14b gene encoding dual specificity protein phosphatase CDC14B isoform X5 codes for the protein MKRKRQRRAEARKRHCAVNSPADKPRAHIYIEITDQLYFAVLSQKIRSTPERHCFCIDEELSYENFYADFGPLNLAMFYRFCCKLTKKLKSLAHSRKTIVFYTCGDKKKQANAAYLIGSYAVMHLQKTPEETYSLLVSRNATYLPFRDASFGICMYNLNILDCLHAVHKALQFGWLDFSNFDVEEYEHYERAENGDFNWIIPGKFLAFSGPHPKSKIENGYPLHAPEAYFPYFRKHNITTVIRLNKKMYDAKRFTDMGFDHHDLFFVDGSTPNDAIVAKFMNICENADGAIAVHCKAGLGRTGTLIACYLMKHFRLTAAEAIAWIRICRPGSVIGPQQNFVEDQQSSLWVEGDLYRQEQCEQENGVNKTAITGILSGVDDISINGKNKNSAARKADMYNDGEEEHNGLTQGDKLRALKSKRQSRASTGSLSVILQSSAQSCKSVTSQSPSDNEDARKRTRTTLSSNRESRRTVSRGRKKLHSLQSLRFTRLCPAVPKARTPLLR
- the cdc14b gene encoding dual specificity protein phosphatase CDC14B isoform X9, whose product is MKRKRQRRAEARKRHCAVNSPADKPRAHIYIEITDQLYFAVLSQKIRSTPERHCFCIDEELSYENFYADFGPLNLAMFYRFCCKLTKKLKSLAHSRKTIVFYTCGDKKKQANAAYLIGSYAVMHLQKTPEETYSLLVSRNATYLPFRDASFGICMYNLNILDCLHAVHKALQFGWLDFSNFDVEEYEHYERAENGDFNWIIPGKFLAFSGPHPKSKIENGYPLHAPEAYFPYFRKHNITTVIRLNKKMYDAKRFTDMGFDHHDLFFVDGSTPNDAIVAKFMNICENADGAIAVHCKAGLGRTGTLIACYLMKHFRLTAAEAIAWIRICRPGSVIGPQQNFVEDQQSSLWVEGDLYRQEQCEQENGVNKTAITGILSGVDDISINGKNKNSAARKADMYNDGEEEHNGLTQGDKLRALKSKRQSRASTGSLSFQCF
- the cdc14b gene encoding dual specificity protein phosphatase CDC14B isoform X4, which encodes MKRKRQRRAEARKRHCAVNSPADKPRAHIYIEITDQLYFAVLSQKIRSTPERHCFCIDEELSYENFYADFGPLNLAMFYRFCCKLTKKLKSLAHSRKTIVFYTCGDKKKQANAAYLIGSYAVMHLQKTPEETYSLLVSRNATYLPFRDASFGICMYNLNILDCLHAVHKALQFGWLDFSNFDVEEYEHYERAENGDFNWIIPGKFLAFSGPHPKSKIENGYPLHAPEAYFPYFRKHNITTVIRLNKKMYDAKRFTDMGFDHHDLFFVDGSTPNDAIVAKFMNICENADGAIAVHCKAGLGRTGTLIACYLMKHFRLTAAEAIAWIRICRPGSVIGPQQNFVEDQQSSLWVEGDLYRQEQCEQENGVNKTAITGILSGVDDISINGKNKNSAARKADMYNDGEEEHNGLTQGDKLRALKSKRQSRASTGSLSVILQSSAQSCKSVTSQSPSDNEDARKRTRTTLSSNRESSLLLLHSRLARSLGNLPVMANDKKYELCAVNSMATDRLSKKSNIKHIIPISSDSSIPSSTESFVHSLSINVSCST
- the cdc14b gene encoding dual specificity protein phosphatase CDC14B isoform X7, with the protein product MKRKRQRRAEARKRHCAVNSPADKPRAHIYIEITDQLYFAVLSQKIRSTPERHCFCIDEELSYENFYADFGPLNLAMFYRFCCKLTKKLKSLAHSRKTIVFYTCGDKKKQANAAYLIGSYAVMHLQKTPEETYSLLVSRNATYLPFRDASFGICMYNLNILDCLHAVHKALQFGWLDFSNFDVEEYEHYERAENGDFNWIIPGKFLAFSGPHPKSKIENGYPLHAPEAYFPYFRKHNITTVIRLNKKMYDAKRFTDMGFDHHDLFFVDGSTPNDAIVAKFMNICENADGAIAVHCKAGLGRTGTLIACYLMKHFRLTAAEAIAWIRICRPGSVIGPQQNFVEDQQSSLWVEGDLYRQEQCEQENGVNKTAITGILSGVDDISINGKNKNSAARKADMYNDGEEEHNGLTQGDKLRALKSKRQSRASTGSLSVILQSSAQSCKSVTSQSPSDNEDARKRTRTTLSSNRESSPAVPKARTPLLR
- the cdc14b gene encoding dual specificity protein phosphatase CDC14B isoform X1, which encodes MKRKRQRRAEARKRHCAVNSPADKPRAHIYIEITDQLYFAVLSQKIRSTPERHCFCIDEELSYENFYADFGPLNLAMFYRFCCKLTKKLKSLAHSRKTIVFYTCGDKKKQANAAYLIGSYAVMHLQKTPEETYSLLVSRNATYLPFRDASFGICMYNLNILDCLHAVHKALQFGWLDFSNFDVEEYEHYERAENGDFNWIIPGKFLAFSGPHPKSKIENGYPLHAPEAYFPYFRKHNITTVIRLNKKMYDAKRFTDMGFDHHDLFFVDGSTPNDAIVAKFMNICENADGAIAVHCKAGLGRTGTLIACYLMKHFRLTAAEAIAWIRICRPGSVIGPQQNFVEDQQSSLWVEGDLYRQEQCEQENGVNKTAITGILSGVDDISINGKNKNSAARKADMYNDGEEEHNGLTQGDKLRALKSKRQSRASTGSLSVILQSSAQSCKSVTSQSPSDNEDARKRTRTTLSSNRESSLLLLHSRLARSLGNLPVMANDKKYELCAVNSMATDRLSKKSNIKHIIPISSDSSIPSSTESFVHSLSINVKNCVQRKEKAALFAIIALYKTMSCST
- the cdc14b gene encoding dual specificity protein phosphatase CDC14B isoform X2, with the translated sequence MKRKRQRRAEARKRHCAVNSPADKPRAHIYIEITDQLYFAVLSQKIRSTPERHCFCIDEELSYENFYADFGPLNLAMFYRFCCKLTKKLKSLAHSRKTIVFYTCGDKKKQANAAYLIGSYAVMHLQKTPEETYSLLVSRNATYLPFRDASFGICMYNLNILDCLHAVHKALQFGWLDFSNFDVEEYEHYERAENGDFNWIIPGKFLAFSGPHPKSKIENGYPLHAPEAYFPYFRKHNITTVIRLNKKMYDAKRFTDMGFDHHDLFFVDGSTPNDAIVAKFMNICENADGAIAVHCKAGLGRTGTLIACYLMKHFRLTAAEAIAWIRICRPGSVIGPQQNFVEDQQSSLWVEGDLYRQEQCEQENGVNKTAITGILSGVDDISINGKNKNSAARKADMYNDGEEEHNGLTQGDKLRALKSKRQSRASTGSLSVILQSSAQSCKSVTSQSPSDNEDARKRTRTTLSSNRESRLARSLGNLPVMANDKKYELCAVNSMATDRLSKKSNIKHIIPISSDSSIPSSTESFVHSLSINVKNCVQRKEKAALFAIIALYKTMSCST
- the cdc14b gene encoding dual specificity protein phosphatase CDC14B isoform X6, producing MKRKRQRRAEARKRHCAVNSPADKPRAHIYIEITDQLYFAVLSQKIRSTPERHCFCIDEELSYENFYADFGPLNLAMFYRFCCKLTKKLKSLAHSRKTIVFYTCGDKKKQANAAYLIGSYAVMHLQKTPEETYSLLVSRNATYLPFRDASFGICMYNLNILDCLHAVHKALQFGWLDFSNFDVEEYEHYERAENGDFNWIIPGKFLAFSGPHPKSKIENGYPLHAPEAYFPYFRKHNITTVIRLNKKMYDAKRFTDMGFDHHDLFFVDGSTPNDAIVAKFMNICENADGAIAVHCKAGLGRTGTLIACYLMKHFRLTAAEAIAWIRICRPGSVIGPQQNFVEDQQSSLWVEGDLYRQEQCEQENGVNKTAITGILSGVDDISINGKNKNSAARKADMYNDGEEEHNGLTQGDKLRALKSKRQSRASTGSLSVILQSSAQSCKSVTSQSPSDNEDARKRTRTTLSSNRESRTVSRGRKKLHSLQSLRFTRLCPAVPKARTPLLR
- the cdc14b gene encoding dual specificity protein phosphatase CDC14B isoform X3, with amino-acid sequence MSTENSDPSNSIEIIKDQLYFAVLSQKIRSTPERHCFCIDEELSYENFYADFGPLNLAMFYRFCCKLTKKLKSLAHSRKTIVFYTCGDKKKQANAAYLIGSYAVMHLQKTPEETYSLLVSRNATYLPFRDASFGICMYNLNILDCLHAVHKALQFGWLDFSNFDVEEYEHYERAENGDFNWIIPGKFLAFSGPHPKSKIENGYPLHAPEAYFPYFRKHNITTVIRLNKKMYDAKRFTDMGFDHHDLFFVDGSTPNDAIVAKFMNICENADGAIAVHCKAGLGRTGTLIACYLMKHFRLTAAEAIAWIRICRPGSVIGPQQNFVEDQQSSLWVEGDLYRQEQCEQENGVNKTAITGILSGVDDISINGKNKNSAARKADMYNDGEEEHNGLTQGDKLRALKSKRQSRASTGSLSVILQSSAQSCKSVTSQSPSDNEDARKRTRTTLSSNRESSLLLLHSRLARSLGNLPVMANDKKYELCAVNSMATDRLSKKSNIKHIIPISSDSSIPSSTESFVHSLSINVKNCVQRKEKAALFAIIALYKTMSCST
- the cdc14b gene encoding dual specificity protein phosphatase CDC14B isoform X8, translating into MKRKRQRRAEARKRHCAVNSPADKPRAHIYIEITDQLYFAVLSQKIRSTPERHCFCIDEELSYENFYADFGPLNLAMFYRFCCKLTKKLKSLAHSRKTIVFYTCGDKKKQANAAYLIGSYAVMHLQKTPEETYSLLVSRNATYLPFRDASFGICMYNLNILDCLHAVHKALQFGWLDFSNFDVEEYEHYERAENGDFNWIIPGKFLAFSGPHPKSKIENGYPLHAPEAYFPYFRKHNITTVIRLNKKMYDAKRFTDMGFDHHDLFFVDGSTPNDAIVAKFMNICENADGAIAVHCKAGLGRTGTLIACYLMKHFRLTAAEAIAWIRICRPGSVIGPQQNFVEDQQSSLWVEGDLYRQEQCEQENGVNKTAITGILSGVDDISINGKNKNSAARKADMYNDGEEEHNGLTQGDKLRALKSKRQSRASTGSLSVQCHKLKMLQIILQGDLPQTFSHSTGFSVFRSVLRLGHSKMLITF